A stretch of Amblyraja radiata isolate CabotCenter1 chromosome 6, sAmbRad1.1.pri, whole genome shotgun sequence DNA encodes these proteins:
- the LOC116974348 gene encoding uncharacterized protein LOC116974348: MEINENFQKDEPKINNVVSPVILHHSAASVIDITKNTSQHGTTKVTDIYHRRRPSNRFKLDFLQRAKSVPSSPEMTEQWQSDNILFFSYQEKLKSPPQLSHNINLLQSDGNVEKWQAVSSKDEVNEQYTLTNTAHDSKDTSQKCPVDGITVNRWSSNDCDPPDGCEIKRTPSPLNPDPGQLLHVDTSLNNQHMPTGQVLNTADDAGFSKRPDNQKIKRADLSGTLEISPTSTAHSNKNKSLYQSSNIADTVLSKRIDEFNATHILPMLRPVISQKPSNSSFKMLSDLLNNGTVGAKIETAKISTVDSLTGFQTVLTMTDIHENLGQDYLTRDFDIFHDELTNEKSNIKRLHKTNDALPSPKAQYITTNISKNQDKQACHSAWSDGILMGRSNKSNAKDCYLLPTSQQAPSGIIKNKQSLIHSALRSDFEMNVADVKNVTNGQLQNRDALLQSPTGLKYSSDTTCRNNIQFQNSSPKKDMCSRKSIGIKSTNDTNLALPDLLTEQESPDDLTYNKSNKYLNEPMEDRDATLDRRWKDICAKTEKYLISSGSTPPDSPPGQSPQNKYIRKNYSTDSCDISPQDIDVVKENKKVFRYRRKSFPGRMLEYGRSGTCTTNIHTFNSLQHCYLKKQIGSEFIEINDLHNRLNTNSDFSQHRVNSISTDKDDNSSVNNNDQTGAARFSNYSRFKSSQISQSHNVQNRYGHLFRPTCLKDINSHCNLLSQPDQENVLSTNIRHEPKLTTQKRQAVPFPSFLSYTKRSRLYGSYPDLSFCNRNEFNYNICSSYHDRQDNDELINRNEDKSNISKKEAVKKDTYLENKKHGRECKPEFHKKAASRSIEDVFDPFPSEVTQDLGMDDETVTNNEYFPVDIKMFWPKENPTDIIRLLSSTSTGSKMSEESLSPQSHRVPAEIWKPNLSCYSETDSDTTTDDEYFLDCNETAKESAL, translated from the coding sequence ATGGAAATAAATGAGAATTTTCAGAAAGACGAGCCTAAAATCAACAATGTTGTTTCACCAGTTATACTTCACCACTCTGCTGCAAGTGTTATTGATATCACAAAGAATACTTCACAGCACGGTACAACAAAGGTAACAGACATCTACCATCGTAGGAGACCATCAAACAGATTCAAATTAGactttttacagagagcaaagagtGTTCCTTCATCACCTGAAATGACCGAGCAATGGCAAAGTGATAATATCTTATTCTTTAGCTACCAAGAAAAACTGAAGTCTCCCCCTCAGCTCAGCCATAACATTAATCTGTTGCAGAGCGATGGAAATGTAGAAAAATGGCAAGCAGTTTCGTCAAAGGATGAAGTGAATGAACAGTATACCCTTACAAATACTGCACATGACAGCAAGGACACATCCCAGAAATGCCCTGTTGACGGTATAACTGTCAACAGATGGTCTAGTAATGATTGTGATCCACCAGATGGATGTGAGATTAAGCGTACACCTTCACCACTGAATCCAGATCCAGGACAGTTGCTTCATGTAGACACTTCACTCAATAATCAACACATGCCAACAGGTCAAGTCTTAAACACTGCTGATGATGCTGGATTCTCGAAACGTCCTGACAATCAAAAAATTAAAAGAGCAGATTTATCAGGAACTCTGGAAATATCTCCTACAAGTACAGCACATAGCAACAAGAACAAATCATTGTATCAGTCATCCAATATTGCTGACACTGTTTTGAGCAAAAGAATTGATGAATTTAATGCAACCCACATTCTTCCAATGCTGCGTCCAGTGATCAGCCAAAAGCCTTCCAATAGTTCATTTAAGATGCTAAGTGATTTGCTCAACAATGGAACTGTTGGTGCAAAAATTGAGACAGCCAAAATATCAACAGTAGATTCACTAACTGGCTTTCAGACTGTCCTAACTATGACAGATATACACGAAAATCTTGGGCAAGATTATTTAACAAGAGATTTTGATATCTTTCATGATGAACTAACCAATGAGAAGTCAAATATTAAACGTTTACATAAAACAAATGATGCACTACCATCACCTAAGGCTCAGTACATTACCACTAATATAAGCAAGAATCAAGACAAGCAAGCATGTCATTCCGCATGGAGTGATGGCATTCTAATGGGCAGATCGAACAAATCAAATGCCAAAGATTGTTATTTATTGCCGACTAGCCAACAGGCTCCATCTGGTATAATTAAAAATAAGCAATCTTTGATTCATTCGGCATTGAGAAGCGACTTTGAAATGAACGTAGCAGATGTCAAGAATGTAACAAATGGTCAATTGCAAAACAGAGACGCCTTATTGCAGTCACCAACTGGGCTAAAGTATTCTTCAGACACTACATGTCGCAACAATATTCAATTTCAGAATTCCTCTCCAAAGAAGGATATGTGTTCGAGGAAAAGCATTGGCATTAAATCAACAAATGACACTAACCTTGCATTACCAGATCTTCTGACTGAGCAAGAATCTCCCGATGATCTCACTTACAACAAGAGCAATAAATATTTGAATGAGCCAATGGAAGATAGAGATGCCACTTTGGATCGAAGGTGGAAggatatttgtgcaaaaacagagAAGTATTTAATCAGTAGCGGTTCTACACCACCTGATTCACCACCTGGTCAGTCTCCACAAAATAAATACATCCGCAAGAATTATTCAACAGATAGTTGTGACATTTCTCCACAGGACATTGACGTGgtaaaagaaaataaaaaagtATTCAGATACAGGCGAAAATCATTCCCGGGACGAATGTTGGAGTATGGGAGATCAGGAACATGCACAACTAATATACATACATTTAACTCCTTACAGCACTGTTATCTAAAAAAACAAATTGGTTCAGAATTCATAGAGATTAATGACTTACATAACAGATTAAATACCAATAGTGATTTCTCTCAACACAGGGTAAATTCAATTAGTACTGACAAAGATGATAATTCCTCTGTAAACAATAATGACCAGACAGGAGCAGCCAGATTCTCAAATTATTCCAGGTTTAAAAGCTCCCAGATATCCCAATCTCACAATGTACAAAACAGATATGGCCATCTCTTTAGGCCAACATGTCTGAAAGATATTAATTCACATTGCAATCTACTTTCTCAACCAGATCAGGAAAATGTATTATCCACCAACATCAGGCATGAACCTAAACTAACTACTCAAAAGAGACAAGCTGTGCCCTTCCCTTCCTTTTTAAGTTATACAAAACGTAGCAGACTTTATGGATCTTATCCTGATCTGTCCTTTTGTAACAGGAATGAATTTAATTATAACATCTGTTCTTCGTACCATGATAGGCAAGACAATGACGAATTAATAAATAGAAATGAAGACAAAAGCAATATTTCTAAAAAGGAAGCAGTAAAAAAGGATACATACCTGGAGAACAAGAAACATGGGAGAGAGTGTAAACCTGAATTTCACAAGAAAGCTGCTTCTCGAAGCATTGAGGATGTTTTTGATCCATTCCCCAGTGAAGTAACACAGGATCTAGGGATGGATGATGAGACCGTGACGAACAATGAGTATTTTCCAGTGGATATAAAAATGTTCTGGCCGAAGGAAAACCCCACAGATATAATAAGACTGCTCAGTTCAACGTCCACTGGGAGTAAAATGTCAGAGGAGAGTCTCTCCCCACAGTCACATCGTGTACCAGCTGAAATTTGGAAACCAAACCTGTCCTGTTATTCAGAAACAGACTCAGACACCACGACTGATGATGAGTATTTCTTGGATTGTAATGAAACTGCAAAAGAATCTGCATTATAA